The stretch of DNA CCCGGAGCAATTCCGATGCTCGCCCGGTGGGCTGTGCTTCGGATTGCTCCGGGGGCCTCGGCTCGGGTCAAGGGCACATAGCCGAATCAATAACACACGAATCAGATTTGGCGCCGGATCCGCTCCAGCGCATTCAGCGGCCGATCACCGGCTGGCCTTCCAACCAGGGGTGTCTTGCCAGACGTTCGGCTTCGAAGGCCCGGATCTTGTCGGCATGCTGCAGGGTCAGGCCGATGTCGTCCAGGCCATTGACCAGGCAGTGCTTGCGGAAGGGCTCGATATCGAAGGGCATGGCCTGGCCGCCGGGCGTGCGCACGACCTGCTCGGGCAGATCGACGGTGAGCGTGTAGCCGGGGAAAGCCTTGACCTCGTCGAACAGCTTGGCAACCTCGAACTCCGACAGGATGATGGGCAAGAGACCGTTCTTGAAACTGTTGTTAAAGAAGATGTCGGCGTAGGACGGCGCGATGATGGCACGAAAACCGTATTGCGTAAGTGCCCAGGGCGCGTGCTCGC from Bordetella sp. FB-8 encodes:
- the leuD gene encoding 3-isopropylmalate dehydratase small subunit, with product MQAFTAHQGLVAPLDRENVDTDLIIPKQFLKSIKRSGFGPNLFDELRYLDHGEPGMDNSKRALNPDFVLNQPRYQGASILLARKNFGCGSSREHAPWALTQYGFRAIIAPSYADIFFNNSFKNGLLPIILSEFEVAKLFDEVKAFPGYTLTVDLPEQVVRTPGGQAMPFDIEPFRKHCLVNGLDDIGLTLQHADKIRAFEAERLARHPWLEGQPVIGR